A region from the Lycium barbarum isolate Lr01 chromosome 8, ASM1917538v2, whole genome shotgun sequence genome encodes:
- the LOC132607096 gene encoding protein IQ-DOMAIN 3-like encodes MGKKGSWFSSVKKALSPNSKEKADKKASKSKKKWFGKEKDPVPDSSTLVVASVSPPRPVPPVEEVKLDEVEEEQTKHVYSVAVATAAAAEAAVAAAQAAAEVVRLTTVNQFAGKSKEEIAAIRIQTAFRGYLARRALKALRGLVRLKTLVDGPTVKRQTANTLKCMQTLSRAQSQISSRRSRLLEENRTLQRQLMQKHAKELESLRRGEEWDDTLQSKEQIEASLLSRYEAATRRERALAYSYSHQQTWKKSSKSTNLLFMDPTNPQWGWSWLERWMGSRPKETQSMSEKELKSDQLSIAGEITKAFARHQLNSELPSSPSGQKPNRPPSRQSPTTPSKRGTARKIKPASARVSAINQDDDTRSVFSVQSEMNRRHSIAGSSVRDDESLASCSSVPSYMASTQSAKARTSRLQSPLGMENGTPPEKGSAGSVKKRLSYPPSPAITRRHSGPPKIESTSTNTSIAEGFVNGIVN; translated from the exons ATGGGAAAGAAAGGAAGCTGGTTTTCTTCAGTAAAGAAGGCTCTGAGCCCAAATTCTAAGGAAAAGGCTGACAAG AAAGCAAGTAAATCAAAGAAGAAATGGTTTGGGAAAGAAAAGGATCCAGTACCGGATTCTTCGACTTTGGTGGTTGCCTCAGTATCTCCTCCTCGACCTGTTCCGCCAGTGGAAGAGGTCAAATTGGATGAAGTGGAAGAAGAGCAGACTAAACATGTTTATTCTGTTGCAGTTGCCACAGCTGCAGCAGCCGAAGCGGCTGTTGCAGCTGCCCAGGCTGCTGCAGAGGTTGTTCGGTTAACTACTGTCAATCAATTTGCAGGCAAATCCAAGGAGGAAATAGCCGCAATCAGGATTCAGACTGCATTTCGAGGATATCTG GCCAGAAGGGCATTGAAAGCTTTAAGAGGACTTGTCAGACTCAAAACACTAGTTGATGGACCTACTGTCAAACGGCAAACTGCAAATACACTGAAATGTATGCAGACTTTATCTCGTGCGCAGTCTCAGATTAGTTCTAGAAGGAGCAGGTTATTGGAGGAGAACAGAACTCTCCAGAGACAGCTCATGCAGAAACATGCAAAAGAACTTGAGAGTTTGAGG AGAGGGGAGGAATGGGATGATACTCTACAATCAAAGGAGCAAATAGAAGCAAGTTTGCTCAGCAGATACGAAGCTGCAACGAGACGAGAAAGAGCACTAGCCTATTCATATTCCCACCAG CAAACCTGGAAGAAGTCATCGAAATCTACCAACTTGTTATTTATGGATCCAACCAATCCTCAATGGGGTTGGAGCTGGTTAGAGCGGTGGATGGGTTCTAGGCCTAAGGAAACCCAAAGCATGTCAGAGAAAGAACTAAAAAGTGATCAATTGTCCATTGCTGGAGAAATTACCAAGGCATTTGCGCGGCATCAACTGAATTCTGAACTCCCATCTTCTCCTTCGGGCCAAAAGCCAAACCGTCCTCCAAGCCGCCAGTCCCCTACTACCCCTTCCAAGCGAGGAACTGCTAGAAAAATCAAACCAGCAAGTGCAAGAGTCAGTGCAATAAACCAAGATGATGACACACGAAGCGTGTTTAGTGTTCAATCAGAAATGAACAGGAGGCACAGCATTGCAG GATCATCTGTAAGAGATGATGAGAGCTTGGCAAGCTGCTCGTCGGTACCAAGTTATATGGCGTCCACTCAGTCAGCAAAAGCAAGAACGTCACGGTTGCAGAGTCCATTAGGCATGGAAAACGGTACACCACCAGAAAAGGGATCAGCAGGTTCTGTGAAGAAGCGACTCTCTTACCCGCCTTCACCAGCCATTACAAGGCGGCATTCAGGCCCACCAAAGATCGAGAGTACCTCCACAAACACCTCAATTGCTGAAGGATTTGTGAATGGAATTGTCAACTAG
- the LOC132608280 gene encoding protein SCD6-like produces the protein MSGNNKSINPNTKAHDKIQQNNTNIKVQHYNTQNMTVDSQNSYQQNTNREPTNNQDDKQTQVMKHNHPIDPGEAQNNYLKLISGTSLEEDQDNSDVYVSKQDLHSESSFEDEEGDVDGSSDDRDYELEMSSEVSDEYASVDSESLHDNENASSDEHANILVESFCSQTLVDVDITDFDNVIDKIHLSPRGRGRGRGRGRNNNRGGRQSTRGRGGRGTYQIPVDNTQEMNLSN, from the coding sequence ATGAGTGGtaacaacaagagtatcaatcccAATACCAAGGCTCATGACAAGATTCAACAGAACAATACAAACATCAAAGTTCAACATTACAATACTCAAAACATGACAGTGGACAGTCAAAATAGCTACCAGCAAAACACCAACAGGGAACCAACCAACAATCAGGATGACAAACAAACTCAAGTCATGAAACACAATCACCCAATTGATCCAGGAGAAGCCCAAAACAATTATCTCAAGCTCATTAGTGGCACTAGTCTTGAGGAAGATCAAGATAATAGTGATGTCTATGTTAGCAAACAAGATTTACACTCTGAATCATCCTTTGAGGATGAGGAAGGTGATGTAGATGGCAGTTCTGATGATCGAGATTATGAATTGGAAATGAGCTCTGAAGTCAGTGATGAATATGCCAGTGTTGACAGCGAAAGTCTCCATGATAATGAAAACGCATCCAGTGATGAGCATGCCAATATTTTAGTGGAATCTTTTTGCTCCCAAACACTGGTGGATGTGGATATTACAGACTTTGACAACGTAATTGACAAAATTCACCTATCTCccagaggtagaggtagaggtagaggtagaggcagaaacAACAACAGAGGTGGTAGACAAAGCACAAGAGGAAGAGGTGGCAGGGGCACCTATCAAATACCTGTGGATAATACACAGGAAATGAATTTATCCAATTAG